The following proteins are encoded in a genomic region of Musa acuminata AAA Group cultivar baxijiao chromosome BXJ2-11, Cavendish_Baxijiao_AAA, whole genome shotgun sequence:
- the LOC135626260 gene encoding arogenate dehydratase 2-like, giving the protein MALTVPHYVDAGRPAAAAAVAIASVISRKRGSVTRTIVVSASANFKQNKQQHEQQIRQGRSQDVRSPCPSSPLRTADEVASDFGREIALANLERLFRQQAAGGDRPPANGGSSDRPVRVAYQGSRGSYCQEATARAFPSSSACEVFPCVHMEEAFAVLEDRSADRAVVPAENSLDGPIDRNLDLLLRHPGIRILAELVLPVNHCLLSLPGAPRSSLRRIISHPQALSHCRRNLEALDLEVDEAWCAADAARFVAENRVADTAVIGSQMAAREFGLRILASNFQDHHQGGNFNRFLQLGLSASQTQGFSGGGEASKTTVAFSLEGGASDLFRAMWIFESRGVRVTRVDHRPNRAKPLRVVDRGIDGLGKATYLDYVFVLDVEGSLLDPGVEAALARLEEIAPFARVLGSYTSTCHSH; this is encoded by the coding sequence ATGGCGCTTACAGTACCTCATTACGTAGATGCAGGACGTCCCGCTGCTGCTGCAGCTGTTGCTATTGCCAGCGTTATTAGCAGAAAGAGAGGATCGGTTACTCGTACTATCGTCGTCAGTGCTTCAGCCAACTTCAAGCAAAACAAGCAGCAGCACGAACAACAGATACGGCAGGGAAGGAGTCAAGATGTACGCAGCCCTTGTCCCTCCTCGCCTCTGAGAACGGCCGACGAGGTGGCTTCAGACTTCGGCCGCGAGATCGCCTTAGCCAACCTCGAGCGCCTGTTCCGGCAGCAGGCCGCAGGGGGTGACCGCCCGCCCGCCAACGGCGGATCTTCCGACCGCCCGGTCCGCGTGGCCTACCAGGGCTCCCGCGGCTCCTACTGCCAGGAGGCCACCGCCAGGGCCTTCCCTTCCTCCTCTGCCTGCGAGGTCTTCCCCTGTGTCCACATGGAGGAGGCCTTCGCCGTCCTCGAGGACCGCTCCGCCGACCGGGCCGTGGTGCCCGCGGAGAACTCCCTCGACGGGCCCATCGACCGCAACCTCGATCTCCTCCTCCGCCACCCGGGTATCCGCATCCTGGCTGAGCTCGTCCTCCCGGTCAACCACTGCCTGCTCTCCCTCCCTGGAGCGCCCAGGTCCAGCCTCCGCCGTATCATCAGCCATCCGCAGGCCCTGTCCCACTGCCGCCGAAACCTGGAAGCCCTCGACCTGGAGGTCGACGAGGCCTGGTGCGCCGCTGACGCAGCCCGCTTCGTGGCGGAGAACCGGGTGGCAGACACCGCGGTCATCGGGAGCCAGATGGCCGCCCGGGAGTTCGGCCTACGGATCCTCGCGTCCAACTTCCAGGATCATCACCAGGGCGGCAACTTCAACCGCTTCCTTCAGCTCGGGCTATCTGCAAGCCAAACCCAGGGGTTTTCCGGAGGAGGAGAGGCGAGCAAGACCACCGTTGCCTTCTCCCTGGAGGGAGGGGCGTCAGACCTGTTCCGGGCGATGTGGATCTTCGAGAGCCGGGGCGTGAGGGTGACGCGCGTCGACCACCGGCCCAACCGTGCGAAGCCGCTCCGGGTGGTGGACAGAGGCATCGACGGGCTGGGGAAGGCGACCTACCTGGACTACGTCTTCGTCTTGGACGTCGAAGGCAGCTTGTTGGACCCCGGCGTCGAGGCCGCGCTCGCACGGTTGGAGGAGATCGCCCCCTTCGCACGTGTGCTGGGCAGCTACACGTCCACGTGCCACTCGCACTGA